TTATAGATCAAAGTACAACAGTAGAATTGCGATTTCGGCCCAAAAACCACAGGATAGGATTGCGGGTCTAGGCCTCCTCATGATCGACTATGCACAGTTGGCGAACGAACAATTTGTAAGTTCATCCGAGCTCTTTTTTTGCGTTTATTTTTCCTCACCGATACAGCATGGTGCTGTTTTGCAGGCTGGCAGTTGCTGCAGTGAGCGAGCTGAAAAGGGTATCACCAACCTCGGCTTTGCAGAGTGGGCACGTGGCGTTGATTTTCAGCCATTTATCCACGCAGTCCTTGTGGAAGAAATGAGCGCAAGGTAGCTCCTTGAGCTCGTCATTGTTGACATATTTCGCTAAGCAAATGCAACAAACCTGTTGAGGAGAGcataataattcaaacaaaGGTCATATGCATTTGCAGATAACGTATCAACAACCAAATTGCTGATCAAGAGCGAGAGTTGTGAGAAACTTAATCGCATTGTTTAAGATGGAGATATGTGAAGCTTACAGCATCCTCTCCTGATATTACGCGCTCTCTCTCCGTTCCAGCAGCCACTATCCCACCCTCGGTTGCATTAGAGCTATGTTCCTTACTGttcttgtttttcttgattttatatttataggtTGGGAGAGAGTTAATCGAATCTTGAGTAGCTCCACGGTTCTGAGTAAAATCTTCTCTGATGCCCAGGACTGATATTATACAGGGGAGGCAGCAGCAGATCGTAGCACACAGAATAAAAGGCATAGCATAACCGATACAGCTGAAGGTCAGAAACACTATGCACAACCTGCAAGTAGAAAAATTGCAAACCAATTGGCATCATTAGATAAGAAACATTTTCCATGCATACTGGCTCTAGCAAGTAAATATATTTCCCATGCAGTACCTGTATAAATTTGGAGCTTCAGCAGACGACGAGTGGCCTCCAAAAATCCATACATTTCCAACGACAAACCACACAGCAAAGAAGCAGTCCAAAGCTAGCTTTAAATATTCGACAAATACCTTAAGCCTGACACATTAAGCGCAGATATATTAGCTGCCTATGTGCAAGTACTTGAAATATCACAAGAAAGTTTTCATAAGACTCCTAGTTTCTACATAGAAAAAGTGACACAGCTTCCAAGAGTCAACATGTCTTCTTCTTACACTACAGGACTGGCAAAAAGATAACCCAACGCTACAACTATGTTGTGGAAGAAGCATGTGTAAACTGTAGTACTAATAGATTAGCTCGAATATCAGCAACATCAAGTGTAGAGTGTATGGCCCCACTAAACATTTCCAAAGAATGTTTTATCAAGTtttataaataagttaaaagcAGCTTCAATATAAAGCCAGAATACCGTCCCCAACCAACAACcagaagaaaaaacaaataaaaattaataattccaGCATGTATCTTTAGCAACCCAGCCCCAACCCTGATCTCCAATGAATAACAAAAATCTGTATGAACCAATCTTTGGGGGGGACTAAAAGCCCACTCAACATAAGCTTCTCTATGACATGTTACCTAACTTTTCCTTTATCATGACAACCATATAAGGATCAGTAAACTTTTCCATAGCTGCTATGCAAAATCTTTGATCATGAAGATGACGAGTCAAAAGAAGCCACATAGCATTGCATTCATAAATGCTGAAATACCCATTACCTCGAATTCAGCAATTCATTACTTTGAGTGCTTCTAGTTGTTGTACCAGTTGTCCAGCTGTCTTCTCTGTTTATTGATCTCCTTGAGAAAGGAAGAGCAGAGTTATTGCTCAGGGAAGCATCTTGTCCGTTCTGAGATGAGTCCTGCTCTTGACTTTGATTACGATGTTTAAAACGCCAATATAGAAGAGGAAGTATTGCCAAACAGCCAGATGCATATCCAACAACCCATGTTCTCAAAGGGGCATGCGGTTTCTCACTTCTTGACAAGGAAAAGACAACAATAGCTGCTATAATTTGGCTGACTGTTAATATAAGCTCAACAGATATCCATAACCCGGAATTTAATGGACTTCTTTGTCGGTTGCGAGTACTTCCTCTTCGACTTAGTGAATTCCTTGAGATTGACCCACTGGCAGTAGAAGGTTGAGGCTGATAAAGGGGAACCCTAGAACTAGTAGATGGCAGGTCTTCACTTCTTTGCTGTTCCAAACCAGGTGATGGCCTCTCATGGGATGAATTAGATGAAGAAGCACTACCACTGCTTGTTATGTCAATAACGTGTTCAGTATCACTGCGACTGTTAACTCCCTCCATCAACAAATCAGTTTCGTcagttaaaattttatgatgaTGTCCCAGAATGGGAAAATCCATTCAAGTCTGCCAACCCTAGACAACACTCTGGAAACATGGGACAATGGCCTAGTAAAAACCTTCAGATCCTTTCCTACAATGCTGAAATTTAAGTAGCAGTAATATCTCCGAGCTTAAGGGCGTTGTTCGACCTTATCTGTTCACACCACATAAAGCATAAACATTAGAAGCTAACTCGTTCCATTCATTACACTCGTACACAAATTACATCTCTCAATCAAAACAAAGCCAAATAATCACCGCAGAAAAGCTTCTGGAGAAAGATTATATCCAAATAGCTCAAAGAACAACGCTTATATCTTCAAACTATACCGAATTAGAAGCAGAATTCCACAAACAGAAATAGAATTAGTCTACACAATTCCAGTTAcctaaaaaagttaaattgaAACCAAAAAACCATCACACAAGCTAAaaacaacaccaaaaataCCAAAGAAATAGCAGAATTACTCCAATTTCCAACAACCCCAGCTAATTCCAACAACCccaaattgaatattttttgaacCATTAGATCGTTGACCATCTCCGCAATACCCGCCCACAGTCCAAACACATAGTaaactcaaaatcaaaatcaaaaccgtATAGAATTGGAGAAGTAAAACGAAGCCATTAATCAATTAACCATTCACGAATTAAAAATGTGCAAAACCTATGTACTAACACTAGCAACTAATCAAATTAACAATCTAATTACTCACCCGTATAAATCACCTCAAACTAGGGTTTGGCGAAGGCTGAGAATCAGAGTCAAATTTTCTGGTAGATGGAAGCTCCTTTTGTTGATGGGTCATTCAAGCTTCTTCAACAGTTGgatttttcctattttccAAATATTGGAATTATTTACATACGGAGTAGTATTTACGACTCTTTGGCTCATTTTTCTTCCTCATctctttataataattttatgacGTCAGATTTTTCATATCtaattatttctcttattttgaGCCGTTCgatttggaaattttttggaaaaaacgAGAAAGACTATTGTACCCCTGATTATGGTTAGGTGGGTAATTAGTAATTAAGTATAGTACATTCTTAATGATCAACGTCATTACGCACTTACTCCACTTtcacatgaaaaatatgattaatccTCATATTCTATATTTTGTTGTCTTAAATGTTTTCTCTGACCTATACATAAGTTAGTCTTGTTCTAAAcaagttttgcatttattatttttctattgttttttcAGAAGATGATGAGAATTGAGAGCTTCTATCACGAAAATAGGTTGGTTTgcgattttaaaatttagaattttcatgTTATAGTTCGGGCTATCCATATCAATTTTCAGACCGGACGGGCAATCCGGATCAcctaatgaaatgtgagtgaaatgagttagtggaaggtgggaccctattgccatttatggtaaaagtgaaccgggactcttattcgcggacggagggagtaatatgttTGTGAGGGGTGGAGAAGGAAATGGATTAGGGAATGCATTAGGTGATCCGGACCTACTTACGGGTTactacattttttatgaaagaaAGATCAtgtaagtatattttttgtatttttaaaattttagccTATTGATACATTTGTCTCCAAAATTTAGTTCATAACCTTAAATTCATAAGTAGGGAAATGTTCATATAAGATGGAGTTTGTACTAACTCTTGTAGTTAGTGTAGTAGGTATGACTCAATCTCATCCATTGATCTTATTTATATGAGATGGAGTTTGTTTCACATTTTATAACTACAACTTTAAATGCATATTCTGTGTTAAAGATGTActataaaattgtatttttcatatttgatcataaaataaaaaattgtaggtatattgaaaaaaaatactcctacctatcattgaagaaaaatgtgtACAGTTAAGAGATGTTTGGGTAGCGGATTGAAACTAAcaattttgattgatgattaccatttttgttttggaatCGAACATTCTCAATTTGAACTAGATCGGTCTTATCGGTTCTATTACTCCAATCTTggttcaaatatttttaaattgacaATCATCGTGTAACtgcaaattttgaaataacatGGTGAAGtagtaatataatatcaacTTCCTAATAATCATGATATTTCAAGAGTGGCCTAATATGCAAGATACATGACACTATCttcataaatatgaaatgaacTATACCATATGACATTTTATCAATAGGTTGCCTATATATCCGGAGACACAAATTTCCAATGATAAAAGTTCCTTTTTTGAGAGCCCACAATCTTGGCACATGCCACATTTACAATTtctttaaatgaattaaaattctttcatttttttaaaagactacttatatttaaattattgtgattctataaaaaatcattattgaaattatgaaaaaacggagtatgataaaatatgcatcacaaaatttgtaataaaatgaaaaataggaaacatttgataaaaaagaatgGACCAAAAGGCGAAATCCCATGTCGTGGTGATGGTGGATCTTCACTCTGAACCACTGTGAAAAAGCGCAAGCATCATCATTTCCATTTCTCATTTCCTTCCAATTCCCAATTTGTTTTCTTCCCTTCCATTTTGAATTCTTGAAACAAACAAccgcaaaaaaaaaagaaaatttgtgaTGAAATTATTGACGACGCCCCTCTCTTTCTCAGCCCATCAATGGCAAA
The genomic region above belongs to Salvia hispanica cultivar TCC Black 2014 chromosome 3, UniMelb_Shisp_WGS_1.0, whole genome shotgun sequence and contains:
- the LOC125216105 gene encoding E3 ubiquitin-protein ligase At1g63170 produces the protein MDFPILGHHHKILTDETDLLMEGVNSRSDTEHVIDITSSGSASSSNSSHERPSPGLEQQRSEDLPSTSSRVPLYQPQPSTASGSISRNSLSRRGSTRNRQRSPLNSGLWISVELILTVSQIIAAIVVFSLSRSEKPHAPLRTWVVGYASGCLAILPLLYWRFKHRNQSQEQDSSQNGQDASLSNNSALPFSRRSINREDSWTTGTTTRSTQSNELLNSRLKVFVEYLKLALDCFFAVWFVVGNVWIFGGHSSSAEAPNLYRLCIVFLTFSCIGYAMPFILCATICCCLPCIISVLGIREDFTQNRGATQDSINSLPTYKYKIKKNKNSKEHSSNATEGGIVAAGTERERVISGEDAVCCICLAKYVNNDELKELPCAHFFHKDCVDKWLKINATCPLCKAEVGDTLFSSLTAATASLQNSTMLYR